The following are encoded together in the Deinococcus taeanensis genome:
- a CDS encoding helix-turn-helix transcriptional regulator codes for MTGPATKAQRVRAVLDVLARTECSARDLTERLGLPLNKLRSVQRDLEELQATGEVERTACGKYRRPLRASTFNPVEALAVYSAARMLYHHASQYNEHYLSAMEKLTAQLPAPARRVAVLANEAYRQRPNGGESRTFEMVAQAWLHSRVLQAQYHSLNRMSEVELVIYFIELNARNREAYAIGVDRLRENASPRVYRLTRLRNVSLLNDTCEIPEDFHPLQFLSHAWGIMVGEPQKVELFFSPAVRDRVAETHLGAGAECFTLASGHTRVVMTVGGWQELVPWILGWGAEVEVVTPADLRAHIASVLQHASAQYPLTPALSVSV; via the coding sequence ATGACCGGACCTGCCACGAAAGCCCAGCGAGTGCGTGCCGTGCTCGACGTGCTGGCACGGACGGAATGCTCGGCCCGCGACCTGACCGAGCGTTTGGGCTTGCCGCTCAACAAGCTCCGAAGCGTACAGCGCGACCTGGAGGAGTTGCAGGCGACTGGCGAGGTGGAACGGACCGCCTGCGGCAAGTACCGCCGGCCCCTGCGTGCCAGCACCTTCAACCCTGTGGAGGCCCTGGCGGTGTACTCGGCTGCCCGGATGCTGTACCACCACGCCTCTCAGTACAACGAGCATTACCTGTCGGCAATGGAAAAACTCACGGCCCAACTCCCGGCCCCAGCCCGGAGGGTGGCGGTCCTGGCCAACGAGGCTTACCGGCAGCGTCCGAATGGGGGAGAGTCCCGCACGTTTGAAATGGTGGCCCAGGCCTGGCTCCACAGCCGCGTCTTGCAGGCCCAGTACCACTCGCTGAACCGGATGTCGGAGGTGGAGCTCGTGATCTACTTCATCGAGCTCAACGCCCGTAACCGGGAAGCGTACGCCATCGGCGTCGACCGCCTCCGGGAAAATGCCTCGCCCCGCGTCTACCGCTTAACCCGCCTGCGGAACGTGTCACTGCTCAATGACACCTGCGAGATCCCCGAGGACTTCCATCCCCTGCAGTTTCTGTCCCATGCCTGGGGCATCATGGTCGGCGAGCCGCAGAAAGTGGAACTGTTCTTCTCCCCGGCGGTCCGAGACCGCGTGGCCGAAACGCATCTGGGCGCCGGAGCGGAGTGCTTCACGCTTGCCAGCGGTCACACCCGGGTGGTGATGACGGTGGGCGGATGGCAGGAACTCGTGCCCTGGATCCTGGGTTGGGGCGCGGAGGTGGAGGTGGTGACCCCCGCAGACTTGCGGGCGCACATCGCCTCGGTCCTGCAGCACGCCTCCGCCCAGTATCCGCTGACGCCGGCCCTCTCCGTTTCGGTGTAA